The genomic segment GAGACCCGTGGGGAGACAGACCAGCGTGTGCGCGTCGCGGGCGGCGCTCGCCAGTCGAATCTGATACAGCCGTCGCTCGATGAACGACGGACTCAAGAGCGGATGGTCTACGTGCGAGGGGTCGTCGGCGGCCGCCATCGACCCTCGCTTCGGTGCGGTGGCGGTTAAGCGTTGGCGAACCGTGGCGAAAGTGAACGCCGTCGGCTCACCGCGTCTCGGGTGGTCTCAGCGGCGTTCGGGGTCGTCGTCCCAGACGGACCGCGGCGGTTCGTCCCTCTCGTCGACGGCGTCCGGGACGGACTCGCCGACGAGGTCGGCCCACTCGGCGAGGTGGTGGTCGCGGGTCTCTCGGGTCATTGGCTCTCGGGAGAAAGGGTCACGGCGTGCGTATATAACGATTGTGCCTGTGTATCACAATTCTGGAACGACCGCAACGAACGCCCCCCGCTCTCGGGTGCGGCCCTCAGACGACCTGTTCGCCGTCGTCGTCGTACAGTTCGATGGCGTCGACGGGACAGACGCGGGCGGCGAACTTCGCGTCGAACTCCGCGTCCTCCGGGACTTCGAGTTCGAAGACGTCCTCTTCGACCTCCTCGGCGCCGACCAGGTCGGCCTTGCCCGCGTCGAGGTTCTTCTCGAACGCCTCCCACTCGTCGACGCACTGGAACATCCCGATGCAGGTGTCGCGGTCGTAGCGAATCTTCATGCGCGGTGCTTCGGCGAGGGCGTACAAAGCGGTGACGACGCGGGGGCGTCAGCGTCGCGGACGACGCGCCGCCACCGGCGACTCGCGCCGCGGGGTCCGACCATTTAAACCGGGTGACGGCTTACTCCGGCGCAATGAGACCGGAGGACGTGCCCGGCTTACCCGAGGGGGTGCCCGAGCAGTTGCAGTCGGAGGGCATCGAGGAACTGTACCCCCCGCAGGCCGAGGCGGTGGAGGCGGGCGTGACGGAGGGCGAGAGCGTCCTCGCCTCCATCCCGACGGCGTCCGGCAAGACGTTCGTCGCGGAGATGGCGATGCTGTCGAGCGTCCAGCGCGGCGGGAAGGCGCTCTACATCGTTCCCCTCCGCGCGCTGGCCTCCGAGAAGAAGGCCGAGTTCGAGCGCTGGGAGGAGTTCGGCGTCGACGTGGGCGTCTCCACCGGCAACTACGAGTCCAGCGGCGAGTGGCTCTCCTCGCGGGACGTCATCGTCGCCACCTCGGAGAAAGTGGACTCGCTCATCCGGAACAACGCGCCGTGGGTGAGCGAACTCTCCTGCGTCGTCGCCGACGAAGTCCACCTCGTCGACGACAGCCACCGCGGGCCCACTCTCGAAGTCACCCTCGGCAAACTCCGGAAGATAAACCCCGGCCTGCAGGTGGTCGCCCTCTCGGCCACCGTGGGCAACGCCGACGAGGTGGCCGAGTGGCTGGACGCCACCCTCGTCGAGTCCGACTGGCGGCCCATCGACCTGAAGATGGGCGTCCACTACGGCAACGCCGTCTCGTTCGACGACGGGAGTCAGCGGGAGGTGCCGGTTGGAAAGGGCGACCGGAAGACGAACGCCCTCGTCGCCGACGCGCTGGACGAGGGAGGGTCCTCGCTCGTCTTCGTCAACTCCCGGCGGAACGCCGAGGCGGCGGCGAAGCGACTGAAGGACGTGACCGCGCGGTATCTCACCCCCGAAGAGGAGGGGGAGTTGGCCGAACTCGCGGGGGAGATACGCGACGTCTCCGACACCGAGACGAGCGACACCCTCGCGAACTGCGTGGCGAAGGGCGCGGCGTTCCACCACGCCGGACTCGCCGCCGACCACCGCAGTCTGGTCGAGGACGCCTTCCGCGACAGACTCGTGAAGACGGTGTCGGCGACGCCGACGCTGGCCGCCGGCGTGAACACGCCGAGTCGACGGGTCGTCGTCCGCGACTGGCAGCGCTACGACGGCGAGTTCGGCGGCATGAAACCGCTCGACGTGCTGGAGGTCCACCAGATGATGGGACGGGCGGGCCGCCCCGGACTCGACCCCTACGGCGAGGCCGTCCTGTTGGCGAAGGACGCCGACACGCGCGACGAACTGTTCGAGCGGTACGTCTGGGCCGACCCCGAGCCCGTCCGCTCGAAACTGGCCGCCGAACCCGCCCTGCGGACGCACCTGCTCGCCACCGTCGCCTCCGGGTTCGCCCACACCCGCGAGGGACTGCTGGAGTTCCTCGACCGGACGCTGTACGCGACGCAGACGGACGAGCCCGGCCGACTCGAACGCGTCACCGACACCGTCCTCGACTACCTCGAAGCGAACGGTTTCGTCGAACGCGAGGACGGCACCGTGAGCGCGACGTCCGTCGGCCACACCGTCTCGCGACTCTACCTCGACCCGATGAGCGCGGCGGAGATACTCGACGGACTGGAGTGGGCCGCCGACCACCGCGAGGAGAGCCTGCGGAAACTCGAAGGCGTCGAGTCGGCCTCCGAACCCGCCGAATCGGGCGGCTTCCAGCGCGCGAGCGAGATGGTCGACGACGGAGACGGCGACGACGCGGGGTCGTTCGAGACGGACCGGACGTATCCGACCGCGCTCGGCCTGTTCCACCTCGTCTCGCGCACCCCGGACATGTACCAGCTCTACCTCAAATCCGGCGACAGAGAGACGTACACCGAGGAGTGCTACGAGCGCGAACCCGAGTTGCTCGGGAAGACGCCCTCGGAGTACGAGGACGTGCGCTTCGAGGAGTGGCTCTCCGCGCTGAAGACCGCCCGACTGCTCGAAGACTGGGCGAGCGAGGTGGACGAGGACCGGATAACCGAACGCTACGGCGTCGGCCCCGGCGACATCAGAGGGAAGGTCGAGACGGCGCAGTGGTTGCTCGGCGCGGCGGAGCGACTCGCCGGGGAGTTGGACCGCGCTTCGACCGTCGCCGTCCGCGAGGCGAAAAAGCGCGTCGAGTACGGCGTCCGCGACGAACTGCTCGACCTCGCCGGGGTCCGCGGCGTCGGGCGGAAGCGGGCCCGCCGACTGTTCGAGGCCGGCATCGAGACGCGGAACGACCTGCGCGAGGCGGACAAGTCCGTCGTCCTCGCCGCGTTGCGGGGGCGACGGAAGACGGCCGAGAACGTCCTCGAAGCCGCCGGCCGACGGGACCCCTCGATGGACGACGTGGACGAGGCCGAGGGCGTCTCCGACGCGACGTTCGAACGGGCGAGCGGTCGGACCGACGGCGAACGGGACGAAGGCGACGACGCCGACGACCCGCAGGAACAGGCCAGTCTGGGTGATTTCGGGTGAGGTTCGTCGAGGGCGTCGCGACCGTCGAGGAAGTGGACGCGTTCGTCGCCGCCGTGGGCGCAGTCGCCGACGAGACGGGCGCGACCGTGCAGGTGTTCGACGCGCGGTACGTCGTGAGCGAGACGCACCTCCGCCGCGCCGTCGAACTCGCGGACCGCGCCATCGAACGGGGCGAGAACGTCGCCCGCGACAGGGCGGTGGAGATTCTCTTGTACGCCGCCGGTCGGCGGCAGATAGACGACGCACTGGCGATGGGCGTCTCCGCGGGGGAGACGGCGGTGGTGGCAGTCGTGGACGGCGGCGACGAGAGCGAGGCGGCGGCGCGACTCCGTGACCTGTTCGCCCCGCGACAGACGCTCGGCCGGTACGACGAGGAACGCGTCCGCGAGTTCTTCGACGTGACCGACGCCGAACTCGCGACCGTCGACGGCGATATCGAGCGTCTCGTCTGCGAGCGGGTGGCGCTTCTGAACGTCGAGAAGTGAGCGAACCCCTTCGTTTCGTGTGGAGAATCCGAGCCGTCGCTCGCGGCCGATACCCCTTCGTTTCGACTGGAGAACGGGAGACTGCGCGTGTGTTCGGCGTCGAGACGAAACGCGAGGACGGCGACGCCGAACCGAACTGGGGATTACCGACTAACGGGAGCGGGGACTAAAACGATTCGAATCGAGAGCGCCGGTGGCGGTCCGACGGCGACCGGTTCGACGGTGACCAGTTCGGCGGGGGTCGACGGTGTTCGCTTCGACGGCAGTCGACGTCGCGACCCGTCGGCTTGTATTCACAGTCAATACCCTACGTCGGCGGCGGCGGAACGACCGGACGCCCCGTTGGACGGGGCCCCTCACGGCTCTGGAGGGTGATCCCCGCGTGTTCTCGTCCGCGGGCACTTCCGCGCCGGAGCGACCGGCGCACGTGGCGACGCGCTTCTCACACCGGTTAGCCGGTCCATACTTGTATGGGAGACGCGAGTAGGTCGGCCCGATGGCCCCACACGCCGTCGAATCTCGCGTCTGCCTCGACTGTGCTCGCGACGACCTCGCGCGGGAAGACGAGGTCCTCGAACGCTGCCCCGACTGCGGCGGACCGATTCGATAGCCCGGGCGGTCGGCGCACGCATCCGCGGCGTGGGGGGAGCCTGCGCGATTCGCCGGGACGAACGTCGAACAGTCTCCGTTCGGAGACTGTCAACCGGCTGAACGGACGGTAGTCGTTATTCCTCTGGACCGAATACTGTCACCTATGGAAGAATTCCGCTGGACGCGGCTGACGGACGACGAAGTGGACGCGTTCCTCGGCGACGGCGGCACGGGGACGATATCGTTCGCGACGGACGCCGGGGACCCGCCGTTCACGCTCCCCGTCTCCTACGGCTACGACGAGGCGTCGGGCAGTCTCTACTTCCGACTCGCCTTTCCGCCGGGGACCGGGAAGGACGACGTCGTGGAGAACCCCCTCTCGTTCGTCGTCCACGACCGGACGGGCGACGGGTGGCAGAGCGTGGTCGCGGCGGGGGAACTGGAGGAACTGTCCGACCTGCCGTACGAGTCGAGCGCGGTGCAGGCGATGTGGGCCGTGAGCATCCCCAAAGTCGACATCTTCGACGTCCCGCCCGGAGACATCACGTTCCGGTACTTCCGACTCGTCCCCGACGAACTGTCCGGGCGGAAGGCGGTCGGTGACGAGTTCGACGACTGACGCCGGACGGCGGGCGTCGGGTGCCGGGCGTCGGGTCCCGCTTTTGGTCGCGCGGCCCCTAGGAGGGTCGTGCTCAGACCGAGGTTCTTCGCCTGCGACCGGTGCGACACCGTCTTCGCGGACCCGGAGCGACCGCCGTACTGCGATTCCTGCGGCGAGCCGTCGCTCACGGAGATAACGCGGGCCTTGCAGGCCGACCGGTACTTCACGCGGGCGGACGAGCGTCGTCGGTGACGGTAGCCGTCCGTCGACGGCGTGAACGCTCGACGGTGAGAGTTCGAGAGAAGTAGTCCCACCAGGATTCGAACCTGGGTCGTTGCCCCCAGAAGGCAACAGGATTGGCCACTACCCCATGGGACTTCGGTCGCACCAGTTCGTAACGCGGGAGCCTTTGTAAGCGTTGCGCGTTCGGAGCGCCGTGCCACGCACCGGCATACAGGACGAACGTGCACAATCCACCACCTATTTATCGTCAGTCTATGCACTCACGTGTATGTACGTCGGACGGTTCATCGTCGTCGGTCCCGACTTCGCAGCGTATCGCGTCTCATCCCGGTCGTTCCCCAACCGTCGAGTCGTCGAACGCGACGGGACGCTCACCGTCGCGCCGACGCCGGACGCGCCGGAGACGGACAACCCCTACATCGCCTACAACTGCGTCCGCGAGGGCGGTGAGGGCGTCGTCGTCGGCAACGGGTCGCACGTCGACCCCATCGCGGAGAAGTTGGACCTCGGCTACCCCGCCCGCGACGCCCTCGCCGAGTCGTTGCTCGCACTCGACTACGAGAAGGACGACTACGACACGCCGCGTATCGCCGGTGTGGTGGGCGAGGAGTCGTACGTCGGCATCGTCCGCAAGGACGCCCTCCTCGTCCGCCCCGTCGCGGAGAACCCGATGCTCGTCGCCACCTACGAGGAGGACGACCCCGCGGTGGTCGTGTTCGACGGCGAGGGGTCGCCCGCGGACCTCGCCGAACGCGCCTACGAGATGGACTACGAACACGCCGTCTGCGCCGCCGGCGTCACCTACGACGACGGCGACGTGAGCGTCGGCTTCTACAACGGCGAGTAGTCGGGCGTCAGTCCGACTGCGCCGACGTCGGCAGTCTGAGCGTGAGGAGGACGACGACGACCAGCACCGCGGCCAACAGCAGGTAGCCCTCGTCGAAGTAGCCGCGGTCCGCGATGCCGCCGAACAGCACCGGCCCCGCCGCGCCCAGCGTCGCGACGGAGGTGCGGACGACGCCGAGACCGGTGCCGCGGACGTCCTCGGAGAACGCCTCCGAGAGGAACGACTGCGTGATGGCGCCCGACCCGAGCATCGTGCTCACGACGGCGGTGACGGCGGCGAGCGACCAGAACCCCTCGACGAACGGGAGCAGTGCGAGGCCGACGATGGGTCCGACGAGGACGGCGACGAGGGCGTTCCGCATGCCGATTCGGTCGTAGGCCGCCCCCGCGAGCGGTTTGACGAGGACACCGACGGCGAAGAACCCGCTGAACAGCAGCCCGGCGGCCGACGACGAGAGTTCCTTGACTTCGACGAGGTACGTCGGGTACAGCCCGGTGAACGACTGCCAGATGAGGATGTACAGAAACAGGATGAACGAGACGAACAGCAGGTTCGAGCCGCGGAGGTCGGCGACCACGTCGCGAAGGCCCGCGGACGGGGCCGGGTCGGCCGCGTCGTCGGCGTCGGGAGCCGACGGGAGCGTCGCCCAGACGAACAGTCCGGCGACGAGGAGGAGCGGAACGATGAACAGCAGGCCCGCCTGCCAGACGAACGCCGCCGCGAGTACCCCCGCGACGGGCGGAAGTACCGTCTGCCCGAGGTCGCCAGTCGCCATCGTCACGCCGAGCGCGCTCCCGATGCGGTCGGGGTAGATGTCCGAGAGGATGGTGATGCGCGCGATGGGGTAGAGCGACTGGCCGAGTCCGACCAGTCCGGTCGCGGCGAACAGGACGAGGGCCGTCGGAGCGGTCACGACGACCACGAGCGCCGCCGCGACGACGACAGCGCCGGCGGTCATCACCGACCGCTCGCTGTACCGGTCCGCGAGGACGCCCCCGGGCAACTGTCCGACGGCCGAACCGAGCCACAGCACCGTCACCAAGAAGCCGGCGACGGTGAGGCTGATGTCGAACGACTCGCGGAGGTAGGGGAGCAACACGGGGTAGACCATCCGCGCTCCGAGCAGTATCCCCCACCCGCCCGCGATGGCGACGAGCGACGGCCCCCGCCCGTCCGCCCACAGCGCCTTCGCCTCTCGTACGACGGACTGGAGGACGCGCATGCGACGATAGTCCGTGCTACCCGGAGTCCGGTGATAAGTATTCACGTACCCGTGGTTCTCACCGGCTGTTCCGGACGGGACGACGCCGCGCCCACGGCCGTTTTGGGCGTCGCGTGCGTAGCCCCGAGCATGCGAGTCGCCGTCATCTCGGACGTGCACGCGAACCGGGTCGCACTCGACGCCGTCCTCGACGACGTACCCGACGTGGACGCGACGGTCTGTGCGGGCGACGTGGTCGGGTACAACCCGTGGCCCGCCGAGTGCGTCGCCGCGCTCCGCGACCGAGACGTGCCGACGGTGATGGGCAACCACGACAGGGCCGTCGCCTCGGACTCGACGTTCCGGTTCAACAGCATGGCCGCCGCGGGCGTCGAGTACGCTCGCGCGGAACTGGACGACGACGCCCTGTCGTGGCTCTCCGCCCTCCCGGACGAACGCACGGAACTGGACGGCCGGGTCAGACTCGTCCACGACCACCCGTGGATTCAGGACAAGTACACCTACCCCGAGGAGTTCCACGCGGACTTCCTCGACGACGAGGACGTCCTCGTGTTGGGGCACACGCACGTGCAGGATCACCGCGTGTTCGACGAGGGAATCGTGATGAACCCCGGGAGCGTCGGCCAACCCCGCGACGGCGACCACCGCGCGGCCTACGCGATACTGGACTTAGACGACCTCTCGGTCGAGGAACGGCGCGTCGACTACGACATCGAGGCGGTCGTGGAGGCGGTCGAGGAGGCCGGCCTCCCCGAGCGAATCGGGACGCGGTTGTACGACGGACGATAGCGACGACGGACGATAGCGACGGCGACGGACCGCTACGACTCGTCGGCAGGTAATTCGAGGCCGTGAGCGCCCTCGACGAGTTCGCGCAGGCGTTCGACGAACCGGGCCGCGGGCGCGCCGTCGACGACGTCGTGGTCCACGGTCACCGTGAGGTGGAGGAACTCCCGCGGTTCGAGTTCACCGTCGACGTACCGTGGCTTCTCGGAGATGCCGCCGACCGTCAACTGGAGCGGGTAGTTCGTCGGCGTGACGCCCCACCCGCCGCCCGACCCGAACATCCCCACCGACGTGACGCCGACGGTTCCGGCGACCCGCTTCCACAGACGCGGGGACCACCGCGGGAGACGGTAGAACTGTCGGCGCACGACGCCCGGGAGTCGCTCCGAGAGCGAGAGCAACGACGACCAGCCGGTGGACGGCCGTGAGCGCTGTGCGGCCCGAATCTCTCGATGGACGGACGCGAGCGACCGGTCGTTCACGCGCCTGAGAACTCGCGGAACACCCAGTTTCTCCCCGTCCACCGTCGTCTCCACGACGACCATCACGTCCACGTCTTCGAACCCGACGAGTCGCCCGCGCCAGTCGAGGTATCGCTGGACGTTCGGGTGGTCGCGAACCGCCCGCCCGAGGCAGTGGACGAGGAACGCCGTGAACGACGTGCGAGTTCCGGTCGCGTCCGCGGCGTCGTCGATTCGTCGCCGCGCCTCGGTCACGTCGAACTCGACGAGTCCGTGGACGTCGTTTCGCCTCCCGGCCATCCGCATCGCGTCGACCACCGTTCGTCGACCGACGGGGAACGGTTCGGTTCGACTGCCATCGCCGTTCATGTCCGACTGTTGGGGGACGGACAGCATACGTCCAGCGGAGGGGGCGGGTGGAAGGCGGTGGCCGTCAGTCCGCCGTCGACGACGCCTCGGTCGGTTCGAGGCGCGCCGAGAAGTGTCGGAGTTCGCGCATCGACGGTTCCTCGACGATTTCGAGGCCGCCGTAGGATTCGGCCGACTCCTTCACCGCGGCGGCCGTCTCCGCGACGTGTTCGAGGTGTTCGCGGGAGTACGTCCGGCGCGGGAGGGCGAGTCGCACGAGGTCCGGTCGGTCGGTTCCGGGGAAGGCGAACCCGCCGAGTTCGACGCCGCGGACGCCGCCCTCCAGATACAGGGCGCAGACGAGTTCCTGCCCGGGGAACTGCTCTTTCGGGACGTGCGGGAGGACGGACTCGGCGTCGACGTAGACGGCGTGGCCGCCGGTGGGTTCGTAGACGGGGACGCCGGCGTCGGTGAGCAGACGGCCGAGTTCGGCCACCTGTTCGACCCGTTCTTCCACGTACGGCGGTTCGACGGCCTCGCGGAGGCCGACGGCCATCGCCGCCACGTCGCGTCCGGCGAGGCCGCCGTAGGTGGGGAAGCCCTCGTAGAGGATGCCGCGTTGCTTGGCCGCCTCGAACAGGTCGGGGTCGTCCATCGCGGCGAAGCCGCCGATGTTGACGAGGGCGTCCTTCTTCCCCGACATCGTCACCGCGTCGGCGTAGGAGAGTTGCTCGCGGGCCACGTCGGCGACGGAGGCGTCCGCGAACTCCGCCTCGCGTTCGCGGACGAAGTGTGCGTTCTCGGCGAACCGGCAGGCGTCGACGACGAACGTGGCGTCTATCTCGTCGGCGAAAGCGGCCACCTCGCGGGTGTTCTCGACGCTGACGGGTTGACCGGCGACGGAGTTGTTCGTGATGGTCTGGACGACGACCGGAATCGACTCCGCGCCGACTTCCTCGACGAGTTCCCACCCCTTCTCCAGGTCGAAGTTCCCCTTGAACGGGTGGTCGGCGTCGGGGTCGGTCGCGAGTTCGTGCGGACAGTCCACGGGGTCGGCCCCCTGGTTGGCGACGTGGGCGCGCGTCGTGTCGAAGTGGGCGTTGTTCGGCACCACGTCGCCCTCCTCGACGAGGACGCCGTAGACGACGTTCTCCGCGCCGCGGCCCTGATGCGTGGGGACGACGTGGTCGAACCCCATCACGTCGCGGACGGCCTTGCGGAGTTCGTCGAAGCTTCGACTGCCGGCGTAGGCCTCGTCGCCGCGCATCATCGCGGCCCACTGGTCGGCGCTCATCGTGCCGGTGCCGGAGTCCGTCAGGAGGTCGACGTAGACGTCTTCGGCGTCGAGATTGAACGCGTTGTACCCCGCCGCCTCGAGTGCCGCCTCGCGGTCCTCGCGCGAGGGGAGGTGGATGGGTTCGACCATCTTCGCCTTGTAGGAGCGCATGGAGGCACGGACGCCGGCCGGCGTGAAGGTCGTTCCCGACGATAATCGGGAGCGGACGGCCAGTTCGGGGGAACGATGCACGAACTCGTCCGTCGTCGTCCGAAGCCGACGACCGACGGGGGAAGGCGACAGTTGTGAAATCTCAGTTTCAATAGAACAAATGAGATA from the Halogeometricum rufum genome contains:
- a CDS encoding ferredoxin: MKIRYDRDTCIGMFQCVDEWEAFEKNLDAGKADLVGAEEVEEDVFELEVPEDAEFDAKFAARVCPVDAIELYDDDGEQVV
- a CDS encoding ATP-dependent DNA helicase; translated protein: MRPEDVPGLPEGVPEQLQSEGIEELYPPQAEAVEAGVTEGESVLASIPTASGKTFVAEMAMLSSVQRGGKALYIVPLRALASEKKAEFERWEEFGVDVGVSTGNYESSGEWLSSRDVIVATSEKVDSLIRNNAPWVSELSCVVADEVHLVDDSHRGPTLEVTLGKLRKINPGLQVVALSATVGNADEVAEWLDATLVESDWRPIDLKMGVHYGNAVSFDDGSQREVPVGKGDRKTNALVADALDEGGSSLVFVNSRRNAEAAAKRLKDVTARYLTPEEEGELAELAGEIRDVSDTETSDTLANCVAKGAAFHHAGLAADHRSLVEDAFRDRLVKTVSATPTLAAGVNTPSRRVVVRDWQRYDGEFGGMKPLDVLEVHQMMGRAGRPGLDPYGEAVLLAKDADTRDELFERYVWADPEPVRSKLAAEPALRTHLLATVASGFAHTREGLLEFLDRTLYATQTDEPGRLERVTDTVLDYLEANGFVEREDGTVSATSVGHTVSRLYLDPMSAAEILDGLEWAADHREESLRKLEGVESASEPAESGGFQRASEMVDDGDGDDAGSFETDRTYPTALGLFHLVSRTPDMYQLYLKSGDRETYTEECYEREPELLGKTPSEYEDVRFEEWLSALKTARLLEDWASEVDEDRITERYGVGPGDIRGKVETAQWLLGAAERLAGELDRASTVAVREAKKRVEYGVRDELLDLAGVRGVGRKRARRLFEAGIETRNDLREADKSVVLAALRGRRKTAENVLEAAGRRDPSMDDVDEAEGVSDATFERASGRTDGERDEGDDADDPQEQASLGDFG
- the cgi121 gene encoding KEOPS complex subunit Cgi121, which codes for MRFVEGVATVEEVDAFVAAVGAVADETGATVQVFDARYVVSETHLRRAVELADRAIERGENVARDRAVEILLYAAGRRQIDDALAMGVSAGETAVVAVVDGGDESEAAARLRDLFAPRQTLGRYDEERVREFFDVTDAELATVDGDIERLVCERVALLNVEK
- a CDS encoding pyridoxamine 5'-phosphate oxidase family protein; the protein is MEEFRWTRLTDDEVDAFLGDGGTGTISFATDAGDPPFTLPVSYGYDEASGSLYFRLAFPPGTGKDDVVENPLSFVVHDRTGDGWQSVVAAGELEELSDLPYESSAVQAMWAVSIPKVDIFDVPPGDITFRYFRLVPDELSGRKAVGDEFDD
- a CDS encoding IMP cyclohydrolase, with translation MYVGRFIVVGPDFAAYRVSSRSFPNRRVVERDGTLTVAPTPDAPETDNPYIAYNCVREGGEGVVVGNGSHVDPIAEKLDLGYPARDALAESLLALDYEKDDYDTPRIAGVVGEESYVGIVRKDALLVRPVAENPMLVATYEEDDPAVVVFDGEGSPADLAERAYEMDYEHAVCAAGVTYDDGDVSVGFYNGE
- a CDS encoding MFS transporter, whose product is MRVLQSVVREAKALWADGRGPSLVAIAGGWGILLGARMVYPVLLPYLRESFDISLTVAGFLVTVLWLGSAVGQLPGGVLADRYSERSVMTAGAVVVAAALVVVVTAPTALVLFAATGLVGLGQSLYPIARITILSDIYPDRIGSALGVTMATGDLGQTVLPPVAGVLAAAFVWQAGLLFIVPLLLVAGLFVWATLPSAPDADDAADPAPSAGLRDVVADLRGSNLLFVSFILFLYILIWQSFTGLYPTYLVEVKELSSSAAGLLFSGFFAVGVLVKPLAGAAYDRIGMRNALVAVLVGPIVGLALLPFVEGFWSLAAVTAVVSTMLGSGAITQSFLSEAFSEDVRGTGLGVVRTSVATLGAAGPVLFGGIADRGYFDEGYLLLAAVLVVVVLLTLRLPTSAQSD
- a CDS encoding metallophosphoesterase family protein, which translates into the protein MRVAVISDVHANRVALDAVLDDVPDVDATVCAGDVVGYNPWPAECVAALRDRDVPTVMGNHDRAVASDSTFRFNSMAAAGVEYARAELDDDALSWLSALPDERTELDGRVRLVHDHPWIQDKYTYPEEFHADFLDDEDVLVLGHTHVQDHRVFDEGIVMNPGSVGQPRDGDHRAAYAILDLDDLSVEERRVDYDIEAVVEAVEEAGLPERIGTRLYDGR
- a CDS encoding 2-oxo acid dehydrogenase subunit E2 — protein: MNGDGSRTEPFPVGRRTVVDAMRMAGRRNDVHGLVEFDVTEARRRIDDAADATGTRTSFTAFLVHCLGRAVRDHPNVQRYLDWRGRLVGFEDVDVMVVVETTVDGEKLGVPRVLRRVNDRSLASVHREIRAAQRSRPSTGWSSLLSLSERLPGVVRRQFYRLPRWSPRLWKRVAGTVGVTSVGMFGSGGGWGVTPTNYPLQLTVGGISEKPRYVDGELEPREFLHLTVTVDHDVVDGAPAARFVERLRELVEGAHGLELPADES
- a CDS encoding tryptophanase — protein: MRSYKAKMVEPIHLPSREDREAALEAAGYNAFNLDAEDVYVDLLTDSGTGTMSADQWAAMMRGDEAYAGSRSFDELRKAVRDVMGFDHVVPTHQGRGAENVVYGVLVEEGDVVPNNAHFDTTRAHVANQGADPVDCPHELATDPDADHPFKGNFDLEKGWELVEEVGAESIPVVVQTITNNSVAGQPVSVENTREVAAFADEIDATFVVDACRFAENAHFVREREAEFADASVADVAREQLSYADAVTMSGKKDALVNIGGFAAMDDPDLFEAAKQRGILYEGFPTYGGLAGRDVAAMAVGLREAVEPPYVEERVEQVAELGRLLTDAGVPVYEPTGGHAVYVDAESVLPHVPKEQFPGQELVCALYLEGGVRGVELGGFAFPGTDRPDLVRLALPRRTYSREHLEHVAETAAAVKESAESYGGLEIVEEPSMRELRHFSARLEPTEASSTAD